One window of the Archangium primigenium genome contains the following:
- the kdpF gene encoding K(+)-transporting ATPase subunit F: MTFEYVAGAVLAVLLALYLVYALLRPERF, translated from the coding sequence GTGACCTTCGAATACGTCGCCGGCGCCGTGCTCGCGGTGCTGCTCGCCCTCTACCTCGTCTACGCGCTCCTCCGGCCCGAGCGCTTCTAG
- the kdpA gene encoding potassium-transporting ATPase subunit KdpA, whose amino-acid sequence MTLVGWLQILLFFGLVLAVTKPLGAYLFQVFEGPVRPLPRVLGPVERLLLKLCGVDARREQTWVRYALSLLAFSLVSVLLLYGVQRLQHVLPLNPQHLPAVEPALAFNTAVSFTTNTNWQSYAGESTLSHLTQMVGLTWQNFVSAAVGMGVALALARGLTRRPGPEGQKTLGDFWVDLVRGLLYVLLPLCVVYALFLVSQGVPQTLAPSLELTTREGMKQTVALGPVASQEAIKMLGTNGGGFFNANSAHPFENPTPLTNLVQMLSIFALPAALTSTYGKMARDTKQGWVLFAAMSVLFFAGVTAAYAAESQANPALAAARVVSEGNLEGKEVRFGVAASALFATVTTAASCGAVNAMHDSFTALGGLVPLLNIQLGEVIFGGVGAGLYGILVMGVLAVFIAGLMVGRTPEYLGKKIEAKEMKLAMLYVLIFPLLILGLAAVAAVLPAGVSSLHNAGPHGLSEILYAYTSGTGNNGSAFAGLNANTPFWNITLGLAMLAGRFLMIVPVLALAGAMVGKKTVAPGPGTFPTEGALFAGLLVSVVLIVGALTFFPALSLGPLVEHYLGQAGKVF is encoded by the coding sequence ATGACCCTCGTCGGTTGGTTGCAGATCCTCCTCTTCTTCGGGCTCGTGCTCGCGGTGACGAAGCCGTTGGGCGCCTACCTCTTCCAGGTCTTCGAGGGGCCCGTGCGGCCCCTGCCCCGGGTGCTCGGGCCCGTGGAGCGCCTGCTCTTGAAGCTCTGTGGCGTGGACGCCCGGCGGGAGCAGACGTGGGTGCGATACGCCCTGTCCCTGCTGGCCTTCAGCCTCGTGAGCGTGCTGCTGCTCTACGGGGTGCAGCGGCTGCAGCACGTCCTGCCGCTCAACCCCCAACACCTGCCCGCGGTGGAGCCGGCGCTCGCCTTCAACACGGCCGTCAGCTTCACCACCAACACCAACTGGCAGTCCTACGCGGGCGAGTCCACCTTGAGCCACCTCACGCAGATGGTGGGGCTGACGTGGCAGAACTTCGTCTCCGCCGCGGTGGGCATGGGTGTGGCGTTGGCGCTCGCGCGCGGCCTCACGCGGCGTCCCGGGCCCGAGGGGCAGAAGACCCTCGGTGACTTCTGGGTCGACCTCGTGCGCGGCCTGCTCTACGTGCTGCTGCCCCTGTGCGTCGTCTATGCGCTCTTCCTGGTGTCCCAGGGCGTGCCGCAGACCCTCGCGCCCTCGCTCGAGCTGACCACGCGGGAGGGGATGAAGCAGACGGTGGCCCTGGGGCCGGTGGCCTCGCAGGAGGCCATCAAGATGCTGGGCACCAATGGCGGGGGATTCTTCAACGCCAACAGCGCCCACCCCTTCGAGAACCCCACGCCGCTCACCAACCTGGTGCAGATGCTCTCCATCTTCGCCCTCCCCGCGGCGCTCACGTCCACCTACGGGAAGATGGCGCGGGACACGAAGCAGGGCTGGGTCCTCTTCGCGGCCATGAGCGTGCTCTTCTTCGCGGGCGTGACCGCCGCCTACGCCGCCGAGTCCCAGGCCAACCCGGCCCTGGCCGCCGCGCGGGTGGTGTCCGAGGGCAACCTGGAGGGCAAGGAGGTCCGCTTCGGCGTCGCCGCCTCGGCCTTGTTCGCCACCGTCACCACGGCGGCGTCCTGCGGCGCGGTCAACGCCATGCACGACAGCTTCACCGCGCTTGGGGGACTCGTGCCCCTGCTGAACATCCAGTTGGGGGAGGTCATCTTCGGCGGTGTGGGCGCGGGGCTCTACGGCATCCTCGTCATGGGCGTGCTCGCCGTGTTCATCGCCGGCCTCATGGTGGGCCGTACGCCCGAGTACCTCGGCAAGAAGATCGAGGCGAAGGAGATGAAGCTCGCCATGCTGTACGTGCTCATCTTCCCGCTGCTCATCCTCGGGCTGGCCGCCGTGGCGGCGGTGCTGCCCGCGGGCGTGTCCTCGCTCCACAACGCGGGGCCGCACGGCCTGTCGGAGATCCTCTACGCGTACACGAGCGGCACGGGCAACAACGGCAGTGCCTTCGCGGGGCTCAACGCCAACACCCCTTTCTGGAACATCACCCTGGGCCTGGCCATGCTCGCCGGGCGCTTCCTGATGATCGTCCCCGTGCTGGCCCTCGCCGGCGCCATGGTGGGCAAGAAGACGGTGGCCCCGGGCCCCGGCACCTTCCCCACGGAGGGCGCGCTCTTCGCCGGGCTGCTGGTGAGCGTGGTGCTCATCGTCGGCGCGCTCACCTTCTTTCCCGCCCTCTCCCTCGGTCCCCTCGTCGAGCACTACCTCGGCCAGGCCGGAAAGGTGTTCTGA
- the kdpB gene encoding potassium-transporting ATPase subunit KdpB, with the protein MAPSSSKPASLLEPTLLKQAALDSLRKLRPRDVARNPVMFVVWAGSLLTSVLVVKDLVSPGPTATPLWFTVAVTLWLWFTVLFANFAEAVAEGRGKAQAGALRKMRKDTLARRLVDGVEERVAAPHLRKDDRVVCEAGDLIPGDGEVVEGIASVDESAITGESAPVIRESGGDRSSVTGGTKVLSDRIVVRITADPGESFLDRMIGLVEGAARQKTPNEVALHILLVGLTLVFLLACVTLVPLALYSGVRLSGTAVVALLVCLIPTTIGGLLSAIGIAGMDRLLRKNVLAMSGRAVEAAGDVDTLLLDKTGTITLGNRMATELVPLPGVRMEELAEAAQLASLSDETPEGRSIVVLVKDTYRLRPRELQAHQATFVPFTAQTRMSGCDLVDPGPRSIRKGAVDAVIQHVKAQGGEVPSELREVAARISDQGSTPLAVAEGARALGLIHLKDVVKGGIQERFARFRAMGIRTVMITGDNPRTAGAIAREAGVDDFLAEATPEAKLALIRAEQAKGKLVAMTGDGTNDAPALAQADVGVAMNTGTQAAKEAGNMVDLDSNPTKLLEVVEVGKQLLMTRGTLTTFSIANDVAKYFAILPALFMGVFPRIAPLNVMGLSSPYSAILAAVIFNALIIIALIPLALRGVRYRPLGAAALLRRSLLLYGGGGVLVPFLGIKAIDVVLTSLGLA; encoded by the coding sequence ATGGCCCCCTCCTCGTCGAAGCCCGCCTCGCTGTTGGAGCCGACGCTGCTCAAGCAGGCCGCGCTGGACAGCCTGCGCAAGCTGCGCCCCCGGGACGTGGCGCGCAATCCCGTGATGTTCGTGGTGTGGGCCGGCAGTCTGCTCACCTCGGTGCTGGTGGTGAAGGACCTGGTCTCGCCCGGGCCGACGGCGACGCCGTTGTGGTTCACCGTGGCGGTGACGCTGTGGCTGTGGTTCACCGTGCTCTTCGCCAACTTCGCCGAGGCGGTGGCTGAGGGCCGTGGCAAGGCCCAGGCGGGCGCCCTGCGCAAGATGCGCAAGGACACCCTGGCCCGGCGTCTGGTGGACGGCGTGGAGGAGCGGGTCGCGGCCCCCCACCTGCGCAAGGATGACCGCGTGGTGTGCGAGGCCGGCGACCTCATCCCCGGAGATGGCGAGGTGGTGGAGGGCATCGCCAGCGTGGACGAGTCCGCCATCACCGGCGAGTCCGCTCCCGTCATCCGCGAGTCCGGCGGGGACCGCTCCTCCGTCACCGGGGGCACCAAGGTGCTCTCCGACCGCATCGTCGTGCGCATCACCGCGGACCCCGGCGAGTCCTTCCTGGACCGGATGATCGGCCTGGTGGAGGGCGCGGCGCGCCAGAAGACGCCCAACGAGGTGGCCCTGCACATCCTCCTGGTGGGCCTCACCCTCGTCTTCCTGCTGGCGTGCGTGACGCTGGTGCCCCTGGCGCTCTACTCGGGCGTGCGGCTGTCGGGCACGGCGGTGGTGGCGCTGCTGGTGTGCCTCATCCCGACCACGATCGGGGGCCTGCTGTCGGCCATCGGCATCGCCGGCATGGACCGGCTGCTGCGCAAGAACGTGCTCGCCATGAGCGGCCGCGCGGTGGAGGCGGCGGGAGACGTGGACACGCTGCTGCTCGACAAGACGGGCACCATCACCCTGGGCAACCGCATGGCCACGGAGCTGGTGCCCCTGCCGGGCGTGCGCATGGAGGAGCTGGCCGAGGCCGCGCAGCTCGCGAGCCTCTCGGACGAGACGCCCGAGGGCCGCTCCATCGTCGTGCTGGTGAAGGACACCTACCGCCTGCGCCCGCGCGAACTCCAGGCGCACCAGGCCACCTTCGTGCCCTTCACCGCGCAGACGCGCATGAGCGGGTGCGATCTCGTGGACCCCGGGCCCCGGAGCATCCGCAAGGGCGCGGTGGATGCCGTCATCCAGCACGTGAAGGCCCAGGGGGGCGAGGTCCCTTCCGAGCTGCGGGAAGTGGCGGCGCGCATCAGCGACCAGGGGAGCACGCCGCTGGCGGTGGCGGAGGGGGCGCGCGCGCTGGGCCTCATCCACCTCAAGGACGTGGTGAAGGGCGGCATCCAGGAGCGCTTCGCGCGCTTTCGGGCCATGGGCATCCGCACGGTGATGATCACCGGGGACAACCCGCGCACCGCGGGCGCCATCGCCCGGGAGGCGGGCGTGGATGACTTCCTCGCCGAGGCCACGCCGGAGGCCAAGCTCGCGCTCATCCGCGCCGAGCAGGCCAAGGGCAAGCTGGTGGCGATGACGGGGGATGGCACCAATGACGCGCCGGCGCTCGCCCAGGCGGACGTGGGCGTGGCGATGAACACCGGCACCCAGGCGGCCAAGGAGGCCGGCAACATGGTGGACCTGGACTCCAACCCCACCAAGCTCCTGGAGGTGGTGGAGGTGGGCAAGCAGCTGCTCATGACGCGCGGCACCCTCACCACCTTCTCCATCGCCAACGACGTGGCCAAGTACTTCGCCATCCTCCCCGCGCTCTTCATGGGCGTGTTTCCGCGGATCGCGCCGTTGAACGTCATGGGCCTGTCCTCGCCCTACAGCGCCATCCTCGCCGCCGTCATCTTCAACGCGCTCATCATCATCGCCCTCATCCCGCTGGCCCTGCGCGGCGTGCGCTACCGGCCCCTGGGCGCGGCGGCGCTCCTGCGGCGCAGCCTGCTGCTCTACGGCGGGGGCGGCGTCCTCGTTCCCTTCCTCGGCATCAAGGCCATCGACGTGGTGCTCACCTCCCTGGGCCTGGCCTGA
- the kdpC gene encoding potassium-transporting ATPase subunit KdpC, whose translation MFSPLLIALRVALVTLALTGLVYPLAVTGAARLVFPHEADGSLVTDERGQVVGSALLSQGFVQAGYFQPRPSAADAGHDATASGGSNLGPTSRALKDRAEADAERLRRENPEAPGPVPAELVTTSGSGLDPHLSPASAHWQVARIARARGVTPERVLALVDASIEGRTLGVLGEPRVNVLQLNLALDRRFGRLHPLP comes from the coding sequence ATGTTCTCCCCCCTCCTCATCGCCCTGCGCGTCGCGCTCGTCACCCTGGCGCTCACCGGCCTCGTCTACCCCCTGGCCGTGACCGGCGCCGCGCGGCTCGTCTTCCCCCATGAGGCCGACGGCTCGCTCGTCACCGACGAACGGGGCCAGGTCGTGGGCAGCGCCTTGTTGAGCCAGGGCTTCGTCCAGGCGGGCTACTTCCAGCCGCGTCCGTCCGCCGCCGACGCGGGCCATGACGCCACCGCCTCTGGAGGCAGCAACCTGGGCCCCACCTCCCGCGCGCTGAAGGACCGGGCCGAGGCGGACGCCGAGCGCCTGCGCCGGGAGAACCCCGAGGCACCCGGTCCCGTGCCCGCCGAGCTCGTCACCACCTCCGGCTCGGGGTTGGATCCGCACCTGTCGCCGGCCTCCGCGCACTGGCAGGTGGCCCGGATCGCCCGGGCCCGGGGCGTGACGCCGGAGCGCGTGCTCGCCCTGGTGGACGCCAGCATCGAAGGCCGCACCCTCGGCGTGCTCGGCGAGCCCCGGGTGAACGTGCTCCAGCTGAACCTGGCCTTGGACCGGCGCTTCGGCCGTCTTCATCCGCTGCCATGA
- a CDS encoding sensor protein KdpD, with translation MNARRRAEDFLELVERGRRGRLKLYIGFAAGVGKTYRMLEEAHALRTRGVDVVLGFIETHGRAETAALVAGLEEVPREVFTYRDVAVEEMGLDAVLARKPQVAVVDELAHTNVPLCRHRKRYQDVEALLAAGINVIGAFNVQHLESLNDIIERATGIRVRETLPDSFLKNADQVVNLDLTVEDLHERLKAGKIYAPDKVPRALEGFFTQENLSSLRELALREVAESLDRSTGTRARPGEEPQPKGGGWGRVMVALSSNPPHAATLLRRGSRMAGRLNTDWFVVYVETPGEAPHLIDSEAQRHLLANIELARELGAEVVRLKGTDPVEALLNFARSHGVGHVMVGRSRQPWWKRLVGRASDVRLLREGEGFDIHVVSFEAPPEERRP, from the coding sequence ATGAACGCACGGCGCCGGGCGGAGGACTTCCTCGAGCTGGTGGAGCGGGGCCGACGGGGTCGGCTGAAGCTGTACATCGGCTTCGCCGCCGGCGTGGGCAAGACGTACCGCATGCTGGAAGAGGCGCATGCCCTGCGCACGCGTGGGGTGGACGTGGTACTCGGCTTCATCGAGACCCACGGCCGCGCCGAGACGGCCGCGCTCGTCGCGGGGCTGGAGGAGGTGCCGCGCGAGGTCTTCACCTACCGGGACGTGGCCGTGGAGGAGATGGGCCTGGACGCGGTGCTGGCGCGCAAGCCCCAGGTGGCCGTGGTGGACGAGCTGGCCCACACCAACGTGCCCCTGTGCCGCCACCGCAAGCGCTACCAGGACGTGGAGGCGCTGCTCGCCGCGGGCATCAACGTCATTGGCGCCTTCAACGTGCAGCACCTGGAGAGCCTCAACGACATCATCGAGCGCGCCACCGGCATCCGCGTGCGCGAGACGCTGCCCGACAGCTTCCTCAAGAACGCGGACCAGGTGGTCAACCTGGACCTGACGGTGGAGGACCTGCACGAGCGGCTCAAGGCGGGGAAGATCTACGCGCCGGACAAGGTGCCGCGAGCCCTGGAGGGCTTCTTCACGCAGGAGAACCTGTCCTCGTTGCGCGAGCTGGCGCTGCGCGAGGTGGCCGAGAGCCTGGACCGCTCCACGGGCACCCGGGCGCGCCCGGGCGAGGAGCCGCAGCCGAAGGGGGGCGGTTGGGGCCGGGTGATGGTGGCGCTCTCCAGCAACCCCCCGCACGCGGCCACGCTCTTGCGCCGGGGCTCGCGCATGGCGGGCCGACTCAACACCGATTGGTTCGTCGTCTACGTGGAGACCCCGGGGGAGGCCCCGCACCTCATCGACTCGGAGGCGCAGCGCCACCTGCTGGCCAACATCGAGCTGGCCCGGGAGCTGGGCGCGGAGGTGGTCCGGCTCAAGGGGACGGATCCCGTGGAGGCACTGCTGAACTTCGCGCGCTCGCACGGGGTGGGCCATGTCATGGTGGGCCGCTCGCGGCAGCCCTGGTGGAAGCGGCTGGTGGGACGCGCCTCGGACGTGCGGCTCTTGCGCGAGGGCGAGGGCTTCGACATCCACGTGGTGTCCTTCGAGGCGCCGCCCGAGGAGCGCCGACCATGA
- a CDS encoding HAMP domain-containing sensor histidine kinase, with protein MNLRDKLLLAQVPLALALLVVGLLAVNTLDRVGRAGQDILADNYRSVLAMQRIIEHLERLDSAALFIVSGEQRRGVEQADAHFQPLELELRLQEGNITEPGETEATQELRRAWIRYRADYDAFVGLGAADARRGAYFETLSPAFRTAKAATQAILALNQDAMVRKSDALQRQSRRVNTLMVTAVVVALVGGLLASASLTHRALRPVAVLSQAVQRLGRGDLDTRAVVEGRDEIAGLARDFNSMAEALRQYRRSSLGELLQAQAASQAAIDSLPDPVVVFGVDGGVLNVNRSAEEVLRLSLEGAGGSLGQVTPEGRSVLERVRAHVLGGKGPYLPRGYEEAVRVEGPDGDRWLLPRGSPVYGEAGGVAGATVLLQDVTRLRRFDELKNDLVATVAHEFRTPLTSLRMAIHLCAEEVAGPISEKQADLLFAAREDCERLQGIVDDLLDLSKLQAGRIVLEVRRVSTESVLEDALAPHRAAADTGNVRLMAEPAPDGVEVAADPERLQLVLSNLVANAVRHTGPGGDVVVRARAEGERVRFEVADTGVGIAPEHQSRIFEKFYRVPGENTGGAGLGLSIAQEIVQAHGGEMGLTSQPGQGSTFWFTLPQAAARPG; from the coding sequence ATGAACCTGCGCGACAAACTGCTGCTGGCCCAGGTGCCCCTGGCGCTCGCGCTCCTGGTGGTGGGCCTGCTGGCGGTCAACACGCTCGACCGGGTGGGGCGCGCGGGGCAGGACATCCTCGCGGACAACTACCGCAGCGTGCTGGCCATGCAGCGCATCATCGAGCACCTGGAGCGCCTGGACAGCGCCGCGCTCTTCATCGTCTCGGGCGAGCAGCGGCGGGGCGTGGAGCAAGCCGACGCGCACTTCCAGCCACTGGAACTGGAGCTGCGGCTCCAGGAGGGCAACATCACCGAGCCCGGCGAGACCGAGGCCACCCAGGAACTGCGGCGGGCGTGGATCCGCTACCGCGCCGACTACGACGCCTTCGTCGGGCTCGGCGCGGCGGACGCGCGGCGCGGGGCGTACTTCGAGACCCTGTCCCCCGCGTTCCGGACCGCCAAGGCGGCCACCCAGGCCATCCTCGCCCTCAACCAGGACGCCATGGTGCGCAAGAGCGACGCCCTGCAGCGGCAGAGCCGGCGGGTGAACACGCTCATGGTGACGGCCGTGGTGGTGGCCCTGGTGGGGGGCCTGCTCGCCTCGGCCTCCCTCACCCACCGGGCCCTGCGTCCGGTGGCCGTGCTCTCGCAGGCGGTGCAGCGGCTGGGACGGGGCGACCTGGACACCCGCGCGGTGGTGGAGGGACGGGACGAGATCGCCGGGCTCGCCCGGGACTTCAACTCCATGGCGGAGGCGCTGCGGCAGTACCGGCGCAGCTCCCTGGGCGAGCTGCTCCAGGCCCAGGCCGCCTCCCAGGCCGCCATCGACAGCCTGCCCGACCCCGTGGTGGTGTTCGGCGTGGATGGCGGTGTGCTCAACGTCAACCGCTCCGCGGAGGAGGTCCTGCGGCTGTCCCTGGAGGGCGCCGGAGGGTCGCTGGGGCAGGTGACGCCGGAGGGGCGCTCGGTGCTGGAGCGGGTCCGCGCGCACGTGCTGGGCGGCAAGGGGCCCTACCTGCCGCGCGGTTACGAGGAGGCGGTGCGGGTGGAAGGCCCGGACGGAGACCGGTGGCTCCTGCCGCGCGGCAGTCCGGTGTACGGCGAGGCGGGCGGGGTCGCGGGGGCGACGGTGCTCTTGCAGGACGTGACACGGCTGCGGCGCTTCGACGAGCTGAAGAACGACCTGGTGGCCACGGTGGCGCACGAGTTCCGCACGCCGCTCACCTCGTTGCGCATGGCCATCCACCTGTGCGCCGAGGAAGTGGCGGGCCCCATCTCCGAGAAGCAGGCGGACCTGCTCTTCGCGGCGCGCGAGGATTGCGAGCGCTTGCAGGGCATCGTGGACGACCTGCTGGACCTGTCCAAGCTGCAAGCGGGGAGGATCGTCCTGGAAGTGCGGCGGGTGTCCACGGAGAGCGTCCTGGAGGACGCGCTCGCCCCGCACCGGGCGGCGGCGGACACGGGCAACGTGCGGCTGATGGCGGAGCCCGCGCCCGACGGGGTGGAGGTGGCGGCGGACCCGGAGCGTTTGCAGCTCGTGTTGTCCAACCTGGTGGCCAACGCCGTGCGGCACACGGGGCCGGGAGGCGACGTGGTGGTGCGCGCCAGGGCCGAGGGCGAGCGGGTGCGCTTCGAGGTCGCGGACACGGGCGTGGGCATCGCGCCGGAGCACCAGTCGCGCATCTTCGAGAAGTTCTACCGGGTGCCCGGGGAGAACACGGGCGGCGCGGGGCTGGGGTTGTCGATCGCCCAGGAGATCGTCCAGGCGCACGGTGGGGAGATGGGGCTGACGAGTCAGCCCGGCCAGGGGAGCACCTTCTGGTTCACGCTCCCCCAGGCCGCCGCCCGGCCAGGCTGA
- a CDS encoding VOC family protein: MQQQISVITLGVTELSRSRRFYVEGFGWTPVFENPEVHFYQMNGLVLGTFQKDALEADMNRTGLLRPGAFALAHNVPRQEDVTPLLERLVRAGGTLLRPADAPAHGGFRGYVADPDEHAWEIAWNPAWTIDAQGHVTFRL, translated from the coding sequence ATGCAGCAGCAGATCTCCGTCATCACGCTGGGCGTCACCGAACTCAGCCGCTCGCGGCGCTTCTACGTCGAGGGGTTTGGCTGGACGCCCGTGTTCGAGAACCCCGAGGTCCACTTCTACCAGATGAACGGCCTGGTGCTCGGCACCTTCCAGAAGGACGCGCTGGAGGCGGACATGAACCGGACCGGCCTCCTGCGACCGGGCGCCTTCGCCCTGGCCCACAACGTCCCGCGCCAGGAGGACGTCACGCCCCTGCTGGAGCGGTTGGTCCGCGCCGGAGGCACGCTGCTGCGCCCGGCGGATGCCCCCGCGCATGGCGGGTTCCGGGGCTATGTCGCCGATCCGGACGAGCACGCGTGGGAGATCGCCTGGAATCCCGCCTGGACCATCGACGCGCAGGGCCACGTGACGTTCCGCCTGTGA